One genomic window of Solea solea chromosome 12, fSolSol10.1, whole genome shotgun sequence includes the following:
- the slc6a13 gene encoding sodium- and chloride-dependent GABA transporter 2, whose product MKDERVSPVKVEASNGHSRPLDVVPSTEEKMTDRGQWGNKVEFVLSVAGEIIGLGNVWRFPYLCYKNGGGAFFIPYLIFLFACGIPVFFLETALGQYTTEGGITSWRKMCPLLEGVGYATQVIVALLNIYYVIVLAWAIFYLSHSFTWDLPWASCNNSWNTDSCMVFQKGNSSINHHENATSPVIEFWERRVLRISSGIDHIGSLNWDLVLCLAIAWVICYFCIWKGVKSTGKVVYFTATFPYIMLIVLLIRGVTLPGASIGIHFYLYPDLGRLADPQVWMDAGTQIFFSYAICLGCLTALGSYNKYNNNCYRDCLCLCFLNSGTSFIAGFAIFSILGFMSYEQNVPISEVAESGPGLAFIAYPRAVSMMPFSPLWAVFFFIMIVFLGLDSQFVCVESLVTAMVDMYPSTFRRKNRRELFILAVAVVSFLLGLIMLTEGGMYVFQLFDYYAASGMCLLFVAVFETVCIAWIYGADRFYDNIEDMIGYRPSPVIKYCWLFFTPATCFGTFFFALIKYSPLKYNNEYIYPWWGDGIGWLLALSSMMCIPFWVAVKLYTTPGTLRERFVLLTTPSSDLPKTKKEQEKLLAVFTADGENLHQKAAPTKDGYLPVDEKESNC is encoded by the exons ATGAAAG ACGAAAGGGTGAGCCCAGTGAAGGTGGAAGCCTCCAATGGGCACAGCAGGCCCCTGGACGTTGTACCCAGTACGGAGGAGAAGATGACTGACCGGGGTCAGTGGGGCAACAAGGTTGAGTTTGTTCTGTCAGTGGCTGGAGAAATTATAGGCCTGGGAAATGTCTGGCGTTTTCCCTACCTTTGTTACAAGAACGGAGGAG GTGCCTTCTTTATCCCGTACCTCATCTTCTTGTTTGCTTGTGGGATCCCGGTTTTCTTCCTGGAGACGGCTCTGGGTCAGTACACCACTGAGGGTGGAATCACCTCCTGGAGGAAGATGTGCCCTTTGCTTGAAG GAGTGGGCTATGCCACCCAGGTGATTGTTGCTCTGCTGAACATCTACTACGTCATTGTGCTAGCGTGGGCCATCTTCTACCTGTCTCACTCCTTCACGTGGGACCTGCCCTGGGCCTCTTGCAACAACTCCTGGAACACTG ATTCCTGTATGGTATTTCAGAAGGGGAATAGCTCCATCAATCACCATGAGAACGCCACCTCTCCTGTCATTGAGTTCTGGGA ACGCAGAGTTCTAAGAATTTCCTCAGGTATTGATCACATTGGTTCTCTGAACTGGGACCTGGTGCTTTGTCTGGCCATTGCCTGGGTCATCTGCTATTTCTGCATTTGGAAGGGAGTCAAGTCCACTGGCAAG GTGGTTTACTTCACAGCCACCTTTCCATATATTATGCTAATAGTCCTGCTGATCAGAGGGGTGACACTGCCAGGAGCCTCCATAGGAATCCACTTCTACCTTTACCCTGACCTGGGACGGCTGGCTGACCCACAG GTTTGGATGGACGCTGGAACTCAAATCTTCTTCTCCTATGCCATCTGCCTGGGCTGCCTCACTGCCTTGGGAAgctacaacaaatacaacaacaactgctACAG GGATTGTCTGTGCCTTTGTTTCCTGAACAGTGGCACTAGTTTTATCGCAGGCTTCGCCATCTTCTCCATTCTTGGCTTCATGTCTTATGAGCAAAATGTACCCATCTCAGAAGTGGCTGAATCTg GTCCAGGTTTAGCCTTCATAGCATACCCTCGAGCTGTGTCCATGATGCCTTTCTCCCCACTGTGGgccgtcttcttcttcattatgATTGTCTTTCTGGGACTGGACAGTCAA tttgtgtgtgtggagagccTGGTCACAGCCATGGTGGACATGTATCCCTCCACCTTCCGCCGTAAAAACCGTAGGGAGCTCTTCATCCTGGCAGTGGCGGTGGTGTCCTTCCTCTTGGGACTCATTATGCTGACAGAG GGAGGAATGTATGTCTTCCAGCTCTTTGACTACTATGCAGCTAGTGGGATGTGCCTGCtctttgtggctgtttttgagACTGTTTGCATTGCTTGGATTTATG GTGCTGACCGTTTCTATGACAACATAGAGGACATGATTGGCTATCGGCCCAGCCCTGTTATCAAGTACTGCTGGCTCTTCTTCACCCCTGCAACTTGCTTT GGAACCTTTTTCTTCGCTTTGATCAAGTACTCACCTCTCAAGTACAATAATGAATACATATACCCATGGTGGGGTGATGGAATAGGCTGGCTGCTGGCCCTGTCGTCTATGATGTGTATCCCGTTTTGGGTGGCAGTGAAACTATACACCACCCCTGGAACACTGAGAGAG CGTTTTGTTCTTCTGACCACGCCATCCTCTGATTTACCAAAGACCAAGAAGGAGCAAGAAAAGCTGCTTGCTGTCTTTACAGCGGATGGTGAAAACCTCCATCAGAAGGCAGCTCCTACTAAGGACGGTTATTTACCTGTTGATGAAAAAGAGTCCAATTGTTAA